Part of the Desulfurococcus sp. genome is shown below.
ACTACCTCAATGTTCTTGTTTAGGAGTCTACGTAATCTTTGAGCGAAGAATCCTCTAGGGCCTATGGCTTTCCCGACATCCTCTGGATTCACCAGGAATATCACTCGATTGTTCTCCTCGTCGATAATGCAGTCTTTTACAACAGCCCCGGTTAACTCGTTGAGTAAAGCCATGTAGCGGAACTCTTCTGGAGTTATCTTGATCTGGGGTTTCTCACTACTCACTTACCCGACACCTCCCTAGCTATATCGAGGATGTTGGAGCCTCCAGGCTCGATGACAGCTATTGAAGTAATACTATGGGGTCGTCCTAGAAATGTACCTAGCTCTACACTAGTTCCCGGGAATACTATTACAGGAATGCCGCTTAGCTTAGCATAGTACTCTATATCCCTCTTCAACTCGGCTGGAGCGTTCAATGCTATTATAACCGCTTTTGCCTTACCGTGGAGTACTAGCTTTCTGACTTTTCTCGCCCCGTACTCTATGTGGCCTGTTTCAGCGGCCATCCTGATAGCTCTAAGCAGGTCTGTCTGCCCACTCATGTTTCAGCACCCTTACTCCCACCTGACTTTTCTCTAAGCAGGCTTGGAGTCATGTAGACTTGAACTACACCAGTACCTAGTGGAATAGTTTGCCCTATTATAATGTTTTCGGCTACACCCTGCAGTCTATCCTCCTCCCCGGAGGCTGCAGCCTCTATTAGCTTTTGAACAGTCATCTCGAATGTAGCTTTAGCGAGAACACTAGGCTTCTCGCCTGCAATCCCCATTCTACCAATCTGCTTGACGTGCCCTGTCCACGTCATCATGTCGGCTAGAAGCATTACATGCCTTATATCCACGTCGAGACCCTGGTTGTCAAGGGTATCCTTGATTTCTCTTATAATCGCTTGGCGTGCTGCTTCTATTCCAAGCACCTTCTCGATCTCGTGTATGTCATTAGTGTATATTCTCCTCCAGTCCACTCCTTTCACCTTCATGAGGTCTGCGAGATTGCTTCCCTCTGCTACTA
Proteins encoded:
- a CDS encoding NusA-like transcription termination signal-binding factor, translated to MSSEKPQIKITPEEFRYMALLNELTGAVVKDCIIDEENNRVIFLVNPEDVGKAIGPRGFFAQRLRRLLNKNIEVVGYGSSIEEQVRYALAPARVKEVKLATRPDGSRVLYVAVEPSDKGIAIGRNGKNVQRARLILKRHFNIDSVVIA
- a CDS encoding 50S ribosomal protein L30e, coding for MSGQTDLLRAIRMAAETGHIEYGARKVRKLVLHGKAKAVIIALNAPAELKRDIEYYAKLSGIPVIVFPGTSVELGTFLGRPHSITSIAVIEPGGSNILDIAREVSGK